A single region of the Penaeus monodon isolate SGIC_2016 chromosome 18, NSTDA_Pmon_1, whole genome shotgun sequence genome encodes:
- the LOC119584265 gene encoding C-type lectin domain family 10 member A-like, producing the protein MASMWFSFLSLVVVACGASEVNLRPKATCDPPFHEVGASKKCLLVNNLTVGSWHDMQHYCSLLSAKLVKLDSAEDFADLVQYIRNEGLTKAFYWIGASDIAQEGTWTWTDGSDVAMGAPFWSPTGSGCSQVEPIGGANSDCAALNPNKFYYFDDMPCSNEAAALCER; encoded by the exons ATGGCCAGTATGTGGTTCAGTTTCCTCTCCCTGGTGGTGGTAG CATGCGGTGCTTCAGAGGTGAACCTGCGGCCAAAAGCAA CTTGCGATCCACCCTTCCATGAAGTGGGTGCGAGTAAAAAGTGTCTTCTTGTGAATAACCTCACCGTTGGTTCCTGGCATGACATGCAACACTACTGCTCACTTCTATCAGCAAAACTGGTGAAACTCGACAGCGCAGAGGACTTCGCTGACCTTGTACAATATATCAGAAATGAAG gtTTAACGAAAGCCTTCTACTGGATTGGCGCCTCGGACATAGCTCAGGAAGGCACATGGACCTGGACCGACGGGTCAGATGTCGCTATGGGCGCCCCCTTCTGGAGTCCTACTGGAAGTGGGTGCAGTCAGGTGGAACCGATCGGAGGAGCCAACAGTGACTGCGCAGCCCTCAATCCTAACAAATtctattattttgatgatatgcCTTGTTCAAATGAAGCAGCTGCCCTTTGCGAAAGATAG
- the LOC119584266 gene encoding perlucin-like protein, whose translation MVLTFVLLILGGSTFSTVSAACTPPFKEIAGLCFLIDNFATGTWADTNHWCGYFGGKLAKLDNADVFAAVVQDIKDSGLSKSFYWIGASDSEEEGVWKWLDNTAVDMGTPFWSLAGSGCTVQEPSGGTNQNCAVLNPNRNYYFDDAGCATQAGAICEK comes from the exons ATGGTTCTCACTTTCGTTCTACTCATCTTGG GGGGCAGTACGTTCTCCACCGTGTCTGCAG CCTGCACCCCGCCTTTCAAAGAGATCGCTGGTCTCTGCTTCCTCATAGACAACTTTGCCACGGGGACTTGGGCCGACACGAACCACTGGTGCGGCTACTTTGGGGGCAAGCTGGCCAAGCTGGACAATGCCGACGTCTTCGCTGCCGTTGTTCAGGATATTAAGGATTCTG GGTTATCTAAATCCTTCTACTGGATTGGCGCATCAGACTCTGAGGAAGAAGGCGTATGGAAGTGGCTGGACAACACCGCGGTGGATATGGGGACGCCCTTCTGGAGTCTGGCCGGCAGCGGGTGCACAGTTCAGGAACCCAGTGGAGGAACCAACCAGAACTGTGCTGTCCTCAATCCAAACAGAAATTATTACTTTGATGATGCAGGCTGCGCAACACAAGCAGGCGCTATTTGTGAAAAATAA